GGGAGGAAGCGAGCAGCGGCTCCCCGGGCCCGGCAGGCACCGgcgccggggcggcggcggacGCGGCTCAGCCGGACACGGCGGAGGATTTCGAGgtcctggaggaggaggaggaggaggatgaggaggatgaggatgaccTGAGCGAGCTGCCGCCGCTGGAGGACGTGGGCCggccggcggccccggcgcgggaGGACGCGCAGCACCCGGagcggggcgcggggggcgcgggggccgGGGACCCCCAGGAGTGGCTCGATGTTTTGGGTGAGAGCACCGGCGGCCCGGTACCGGGGCCTCTCGGGCTCCCGCGGGGCCGCACAAGGGCGGGGGCACTCGGGCTTCCCCCCCCCGCCGGGTGCCCATGGTTTTTCTGTGCCAGGGAATGGTTTGCTCAAGAAGAAGACGCTGGTGCCGGGTCGGGGTGCGGAGAGCCGTCCCCAGAAGGGGCAGGACGTGACAATCCGCCTGAAGGCCACGCTGGAGGATGGCACCGTGGTGGAGGAGGAGCCCGGCCTCACCTTCACGCTGGGGGACTGCGATGTCCTGCAGGTGAACAGGGGGTGCCAGCTGGGGTGGGGGCACGACCTCCCCTCAGGGGCGCGGGGAGGGCTGGGTCGGTGGTGGGGGAACCTATAAATCTATAAAGGTTAGAAGTGACATCCCCTTTGTGGGTCGCAGTGGCCCCTCTGTCCTTGCTCGTGCTCCCTCCCCATGGTGTCGGCCGAGTTTGAGGGGCTTTGGAGCCGTCTGGTCCTGTGGAAGATGTTCCTGCCCGTGGCAGCAGGTTGGAGCGGGGGCACCTTCACAGCCCCTCCTGTTCTGCCGCGTTGtcccctgcaggctctggacCTGTGcgtgcagctgctggagatgggggAGACAGCTTTGATCGTGGCAGATGCCAAGTACTGCTAcggagcccagggcaggtgAGCTGGCACACACCACCTGGGCAGGGTGggggagctgtccccagccccctgtccGACCTCTGCTTCGTGGCTTGCCTCAAAAACCCACGCCATTCCCTGCCCCTGGAATTTCTGAGCCGGGGTGCTGAACCCACACACCCCagagaggtgacggtggcggccTGGCTTTTAGGAGCCCTGACGTGCCCCCTAATGCACCCCTGACGCTGGAGGTGGAGCTGCTGGCGGCTCGGGACGCGccggacctggagctgctcagcgGCACGGAGAAGATCCGCCTGGCCAACCGCAAGCgcgagcgcggcaacttcttcTACCAGCAGGCAGACTACGTGCTGGCCGTCAACTCCTACGACATCGCCCTCAGGATCCTGGGCTCCAGCTCCAAAGGTACCTGTCCCCACCGAGGCGGGGTGGCCGGGGCTGCCGGCCCTGCTGTGACCTGGCCGCGGGCTGCGTGCAGTGCATTTCAGCCCGGACGAGGAGGCCGAGCTGCTGGACGTGAAGGTGAAGTGTCTCAACAACCTGGCGGCCTCGCAGCTGAAGTTGGACCATTTCAAGGCAGCTCTCAAGTCCTGTAACCAGGTGCTGGAGCACCAGCCGGGGAACATCAAGGCTCTCTTCCGAAAGGGGAAGGTGAGGAGGGGGTCAGTGTCCACGGCGTGgcggggggctgggggacaggcctcactgctccatccctgtgtcACCATGCAGGTGCTGGCTCAGCAGGGGGAGTACAGAGAGGCCATTCCCATCCTGAAGGCAGCGCTGAAGCTGGAGCCTTCAAACAAGGTAGGCTGGAGGTGTGTGCTCCCCCTGAGCTGGGGGTCTCCTGGGTGCTGCTTCTTCTCCCTTCTCCATGTCCCTACAAACCCCAGCAGGAAGGCTgagactccctggagctgcccccagccctgtgaagggaggctgggagcagcccccagagccTGGGAGTGATGCCCCACGTGCAGCGTGgctgggctgctctccagccttaTCTCCACCTTGTGAGGTTCCCTGTTGACCTTCGGTCCTGACGGTGGCAGGACTCCCTGCCAGCCCGGCCGTGCCGTGGGGAGggtccaggctgctccaggtgcCTCGGGCACTCTGTGCTGTGGCTGGGGGaggtggagcagagctgagtcCCCACAAACTCGCTGAGCAGCCCAAGAGTGAATCACcgggtgctgggagcagccagagctcgGTCCAGCGCCCGGGCAGGGCGAGCTCTGGGTCAGGAATTTCCTGTCAGTTAATGATCAGCTGCAGGACTGGAGCCTCGGGAGAAAT
Above is a window of Passer domesticus isolate bPasDom1 chromosome 21, bPasDom1.hap1, whole genome shotgun sequence DNA encoding:
- the FKBP8 gene encoding peptidyl-prolyl cis-trans isomerase FKBP8, with protein sequence MASSGEEASSGSPGPAGTGAGAAADAAQPDTAEDFEVLEEEEEEDEEDEDDLSELPPLEDVGRPAAPAREDAQHPERGAGGAGAGDPQEWLDVLGNGLLKKKTLVPGRGAESRPQKGQDVTIRLKATLEDGTVVEEEPGLTFTLGDCDVLQALDLCVQLLEMGETALIVADAKYCYGAQGRSPDVPPNAPLTLEVELLAARDAPDLELLSGTEKIRLANRKRERGNFFYQQADYVLAVNSYDIALRILGSSSKVHFSPDEEAELLDVKVKCLNNLAASQLKLDHFKAALKSCNQVLEHQPGNIKALFRKGKVLAQQGEYREAIPILKAALKLEPSNKTIHAELSKLVKKHADQRNVETEMYRKMLGNPSAASTPRKCKDKLPWSIPWKWLFGATAIALGGVALSVVIAARN